A single genomic interval of Amblyraja radiata isolate CabotCenter1 chromosome 3, sAmbRad1.1.pri, whole genome shotgun sequence harbors:
- the LOC116970856 gene encoding uncharacterized protein LOC116970856 isoform X2, giving the protein MPNGTNVGTTDLSQTGQERSEGQAVKEERGCTAEEAGPSGTCVTSREDSARCWTPSSESPSSPHVPPSLPEPFLSHRDICPSPKDSVMNDFDRQLLTAQNQQTALMRDFWEGFQPLMRDLIQATRELAHETHLVAQHTHQVAQQTQGVADSTRELVTQNQQLILHTQEMAQNISEINLSMQQHFSPASQEPLRLIKAVLRQSEHAASLLGHSPALLQSARSPEPSEVEQCEILGLAQTRNNSRSLGRKRRLV; this is encoded by the coding sequence TAAAGGAGGAAAGAGGATGCACTGCAGAGGAGGCTGGGCCATCAGGGACATGTGTCACTTCCCGTGAGGATAGTGCAAGATGTTGGACACCATCCTCAgaatctccctcttcccctcatgTACCACCCTCTCTGCCAGAGCCATTCCTGTCTCACAGGGATATTTGCCCCTCACCAAAGGACAGTGTGATGAATGACTTTGATAGGCAACTGCTTACTGCTCAAAACCAGCAAACTGCGCTCATGAGAGATTTTTGGGAAGGTTTCCAGCCTCTCATGCGGGACCTCATCCAGGCAACTCGGGAGCTAGCTCACGAAACGCACTTGGTTGCGCAGCACACCCATCAGGTGGCCCAGCAGACACAGGGAGTGGCTGACAGCACCAGGGAACTGGTGACGCAGAATCAGCAGTTGATCCTTCACACCCAGGAAATGGCTCAAAACATTTCAGAGATAAATCTGTCTATGCAGCAGCACTTTTCCCCAGCTTCACAGGAGCCACTCAGGCTCATAAAGGCCGTGCTTAGACAGTCAGAGCACGCGGCAAGCTTACTGGGCCACTCACCTGCACTCCTTCAGTCGGCGAGGAGTCCAGAACCTTCTGAAGTGGAACAGTGTGAGATACTTGGGTTGGCACAAacaaggaacaactccaggagctTAGGAAGGAAAAGACGATTAGTTTAG